The genomic region AACAATCGAAAAGGCTATTAAAAACATATGAATATTTCTGTCAACCCTGGTATAGGCAAGTTCTTTCATCCGTGTGCGGCCAATATCGCCCCGGTAGCATCTTGCCTCCATCGCGGTCGCAAGTTCCTCAGCCCTTTTGAATGCACTTACGAAAAGCGGTATAAGCACAGGTATGAAACTTTTGGCCCTTTCAATAAAATTCCCGGTATCAAAATCTGCGCCTCTCGATGACTGGGCCTTTATTATTCTGTCGGTCTCTTCTAATAATGTCGGAATAAAACGCAGCGCAATTGACATCATCATCGCCATTTCATGCACCGGGACCTTTATTTTTTTCAAAGGCCGCATAAGTTTTTCCAGCCCGTCGGTCAGCTGAATCGGAGTTGTGGTAAACGTCAAAATCGAACCTATGATAACCATTAACGAAAGCCTTACTGCTACTATGACTGCCTGAAGAATTCCTTCCAGAGTGATTTTAAACGATCCTACCGAAACAAGCACGGTGTTTCCCTGGTATGCAAAAATGTTTATCACGGCGGTCAATATAAGGATTATTAACAGCGGTTTTATACCCCTCAGTGTATATTTCACCGGGATTTCACTGACTACGAGGATTATGCCGACAAGCGCAAGCATCATAACATAACCGTATATGTTATTCGCGGTGAAAAGCGCAATCAGCAGCAGAAAGGTCCATATTATTTTGGTTCTCGGGTCTGCCCTGTGCAATATTGAATTTCCCGGAATATACTGACCCATCGTTATGTTTTTTATCATAATGATCCCTCTGACGACTATAACCTTTTATAACTTTAACAATTCCCCAAATCCATTACCTCATTTTTTTAATACTCTTTTCAGTTCCTCAATTCCTTCTTCCACCGTCAATATATCTTTTCTTACAAACGGAAATTTTTTATTAAGGCGATAAAAAATCTCGGTTATCTGGGGCACGTCCAACCCCATTTCAGCAAGGAATTCCCGTTTTGAGAATACTTCACGGGTTTTTCCCGCCAAAACCAGTTTTCCGTGATTCATAACCGCCACTCTGTCACAATAATACGCAACATGCTCCATTGTATGTGAAACCACAATAATTGTAGTATTTTTTTCCTTCCTCAGTTTCAGCAGAAATTGATACATTTCGGTACTGCCGGCCGGATCAAGGCCTGCCGTGGGTTCATCCAGCACAAGAATTTCCGGATTCATTGCAATAACCCCTGCGATGGCAACCCTTCGTTTCTGACCCCCCGACAGTTCAAACGGCGATCTGCCCAGAACCTCTTTTGGCAAACCGGTAATTTCGGCAGCCTCGATAACCCGTTTTTCAATTTCCTCATCGGGCAGTCCCATTTTCTTAAGCCCAAATGCTATGTCTTTTTCAACCGTTTCCTCAAACAACTGATCTTCAGGATTCTGAAAAATCAACCCCACTCTCCTGCGCAATTCTTTCAAAGCCTTCCCCTTTGGAACTATACCCGCTACGTTTATGCTTCCCTCGGTGGGAGTAAGAAGGCCGTTTAAATGCTGAATGAGGGTTGACTTGCCCGAACCTGTCTGCCCTATTATTCCAAGGATTTCTCCCCTGTATACGTCCAGCGAGACATTGTCAAGGGCTTTTCTTTCATATGGCGTGCCGGGCATGTAGACATATGAAAGGTTTTTTATTTCTATAATCTTTTCCCTGGATTCGGTAATCCCGTCCGGGCTTTCATGAGTCCTTTCCTGCTTCCTGCTGTCAACAAAATCAAGTTTCAGCAGCACTTTCTCCAGCTCATCCATTAAAACGGGTATTTCCCCGCCTTTGACAATACCTTCGTTAACCGCCCTGATATACAGTGAAGTCACCTCCGGTATGTCCAGGCCCGCCTTTTTCAGTATTTCAGAATTGGCGAAAACCTCTCTCGGCGTGCCTTCCAGCACAAGACTCCCCCTGTTTATAACCATAACCCTGTCGGCATGGGCGGCTTCATCCATATGATGGGTTATCAGTATGACGGTGATTCCGTCCTCCTTGTTCAGTTTCTGAAGTATCCTTATAACATCCCTGCGGCCTGTCGGATCAAGCATTGATGTGGCTTCATCCAGCACAAGGCACTTCGGATTCATCGCAAGCACACCTGCAATCGCGACTCTTTGCTTCTGACCTCCTGAAAGCATATGGGGTGAATGATGTATGTATTTAAGCATATTCACCTTTTCCAGCGATTCATTAACTCTCTTCCGTATCTCTTCAGGGGCAACGCCGAGATTTTCAGGACCAAAAGCCACATCTTCCTCAACCGTCGTGGCAACAATCTGGTTGTCCGGATTTTGGAAAACCATTCCCACCTGACTTCTTATTTCCCAGATAAGGTCTTCGGCATTGGTGTATTTGCCGAATACGCATACAGTGCCCCCTGTCGGAAGCAAAAGCGCATTCAGGTGCTTTGCGAGGGTTGATTTGCCCGAACCGTTTCTTCCGACTATCGCGACAAACTCACCTTCATTTATTGAAAAGGATATATTATTCAAAGCCCTGGCAGGCTCGTTTCCTCCACGGCTTAAATAAACATGTTCCAAATCTTTTGCAACTATTGCTTCCATGCTGATACTCCAATATAAAAAAATTGATGAAATTGCACTGCAATTTCAACCAATCCGAACAAAATTTTATTATTAAAACAAAGGAGAACGAAAATTTCCGCTCTCCCCTCATGAAGTGCCGTTATTTATTACACAAGCTCAAGTATTACCATGTTTGCCCCGTCTCCTCTTCGCGGCCCTATCTTATACATTCTTGTAAAACCGCTTGTCCTGTTTTGTTCCTTATAACGCGGGGCAATCTCATCCAGCAGTTTGTTTGCAAGGTTTATGTTCTTGCCGTTCTTGTCCTTGACTCTGTAAAGCCATGAAATCATCATTCTTCTTGCATGAAGTCTTGAAGGGCTGTCAACAGGCTTCATTTCGGTCTTTACTTCCCTTTCAACAACTTCATAGCTTCTGTCGTTCTTTGATTTCTTGGACTTGGTCATTTTATTTCCCTTGCTGTCAAGAACGGGCGCACTTATTTTAACCTGTTTGGTTGTAAAGTTATCGCACTCCTTAACAGCCATAGCAATCAACCTGTCTGCAATAGGCGCAACCTCTTTGGCCCTTGCTTCGGTTGTTTCAATTCTTCCATACATAATAAGTGAAGTTACCAGACTTCTCAGCATAGCCTTTCTCTGATCTGTCGGTCTTCCCAGTTTCCTTTGCCAAGGCATTGTAAGTTCCCTCCTTATAGTTTTTTATCAGCTGTCTTCAGACGGGGCCAAAGACAACCCCAGGGCCTCCAGTTTCTGTATTACTTCTTCAAGAGACTTACGCCCCAGGTTCCTCACTTTCATCATCTCTTCAGGCGTCTTGCTGATAAGCTCCTCAACGGTGTTTATGCCGGCTCGTTTCAGACAATTGTAGGAACGTACCGAAAGATCCAGTTCCTCAATCGTCATTTCGAGCACCTTTTCCTTCTTCGTCTCTTCCTTTTCCACCATGATTTCCGCATCTTTTGCGTGCTCGGTCAGATTTATGAACAGGTTCAGGTGCTCACTCAGTATTTTTGCAGCAAGACTTATCGCCTCGTCGGGATGGATGCTGCCGTTCGTCCAGACTTCTATCGTAAGCTTGTCATAATCGGTTACCTGACCTACACGGGTATCTTCCACTGTGTAGTTTACTTTTTTAACCGGTGTATAAATTGAATCGACGGGAATTATACCAATAGGCTGGTTAGGCTTTTTGTTTTTCTCAGCAGGTACATATCCGCGGCCCCTGTCCACTATCATTTCCATATACAGCCGATGATTTCCGCTGATAGTTGCTATATGCAGATCGGGATTCAGAATCTCCACGTCCGCGTCTGTCTTAATATCGCCTGCTTTTATTTCACCGTCGCCTTCATAATCAATATAAATTACCTTTGGACCGTCTGAATGAAGTCTCAGCGAAAGTTCCTTAATGTTCAGTATGATTTCGGTTACATCTTCCACAACGCCCGGAATGGTTGAAAATTCATGCAGCACGCCGTCTATCTTTATTGAAGTCACCGCAGCCCCCGGAAGTGAAGAAAGCAATACACGCCTCAGAGAATTTCCCAAAGTAATCCCATATCCTCTTTCGAGCGGCTCAACTACAAACTTCCCGTAGGTGAAGTCCTCGGCCATTTCCACACATTCAATTTTCGGCTTTTCA from Thermoclostridium stercorarium subsp. stercorarium DSM 8532 harbors:
- a CDS encoding energy-coupling factor transporter transmembrane component T family protein, giving the protein MIKNITMGQYIPGNSILHRADPRTKIIWTFLLLIALFTANNIYGYVMMLALVGIILVVSEIPVKYTLRGIKPLLIILILTAVINIFAYQGNTVLVSVGSFKITLEGILQAVIVAVRLSLMVIIGSILTFTTTPIQLTDGLEKLMRPLKKIKVPVHEMAMMMSIALRFIPTLLEETDRIIKAQSSRGADFDTGNFIERAKSFIPVLIPLFVSAFKRAEELATAMEARCYRGDIGRTRMKELAYTRVDRNIHMFLIAFSIVFIISTFVI
- a CDS encoding DNA-directed RNA polymerase subunit alpha — its product is MIEIEKPKIECVEMAEDFTYGKFVVEPLERGYGITLGNSLRRVLLSSLPGAAVTSIKIDGVLHEFSTIPGVVEDVTEIILNIKELSLRLHSDGPKVIYIDYEGDGEIKAGDIKTDADVEILNPDLHIATISGNHRLYMEMIVDRGRGYVPAEKNKKPNQPIGIIPVDSIYTPVKKVNYTVEDTRVGQVTDYDKLTIEVWTNGSIHPDEAISLAAKILSEHLNLFINLTEHAKDAEIMVEKEETKKEKVLEMTIEELDLSVRSYNCLKRAGINTVEELISKTPEEMMKVRNLGRKSLEEVIQKLEALGLSLAPSEDS
- a CDS encoding energy-coupling factor transporter ATPase, which translates into the protein MEAIVAKDLEHVYLSRGGNEPARALNNISFSINEGEFVAIVGRNGSGKSTLAKHLNALLLPTGGTVCVFGKYTNAEDLIWEIRSQVGMVFQNPDNQIVATTVEEDVAFGPENLGVAPEEIRKRVNESLEKVNMLKYIHHSPHMLSGGQKQRVAIAGVLAMNPKCLVLDEATSMLDPTGRRDVIRILQKLNKEDGITVILITHHMDEAAHADRVMVINRGSLVLEGTPREVFANSEILKKAGLDIPEVTSLYIRAVNEGIVKGGEIPVLMDELEKVLLKLDFVDSRKQERTHESPDGITESREKIIEIKNLSYVYMPGTPYERKALDNVSLDVYRGEILGIIGQTGSGKSTLIQHLNGLLTPTEGSINVAGIVPKGKALKELRRRVGLIFQNPEDQLFEETVEKDIAFGLKKMGLPDEEIEKRVIEAAEITGLPKEVLGRSPFELSGGQKRRVAIAGVIAMNPEILVLDEPTAGLDPAGSTEMYQFLLKLRKEKNTTIIVVSHTMEHVAYYCDRVAVMNHGKLVLAGKTREVFSKREFLAEMGLDVPQITEIFYRLNKKFPFVRKDILTVEEGIEELKRVLKK
- a CDS encoding bL17 family ribosomal protein; the protein is MPWQRKLGRPTDQRKAMLRSLVTSLIMYGRIETTEARAKEVAPIADRLIAMAVKECDNFTTKQVKISAPVLDSKGNKMTKSKKSKNDRSYEVVEREVKTEMKPVDSPSRLHARRMMISWLYRVKDKNGKNINLANKLLDEIAPRYKEQNRTSGFTRMYKIGPRRGDGANMVILELV